The following nucleotide sequence is from Drosophila takahashii strain IR98-3 E-12201 chromosome 3L, DtakHiC1v2, whole genome shotgun sequence.
ATGGAAAGTGGGCTCTGGCACCCTGCATATATGGTAGTTACTTTGATCCTACGACAGGTCAGTGTGGACCTAATGTGTCAGAGGATGCTTGTAAGGCTTCACAAGTCACCTCCACAACCTTAACCACTACAGAAACCACAACAACCGAAAGAATTACCACCCCCAAGCCCACAACTCAGGAACCCTCAACCACACCAAAGACATCAACTGTTTCTCCAACCACTGGAATTTGCGGTGGTCGAAATGAGAACGAGAATATCGCTTATCCCAACAAGTGCAACAAGTATATTGTGTGCGTTTCACCAATTCCCATAGCCTTCTTCTGTCCCGAAGATACGTTCTTCAGCTCAAAGTTACAGAAGTGCATCGAGAGTTGGGAGGAGAGTGATTGCGAGGGAGAACAGAGCACTACGACTTTGGAACCAGGATATACCAAACCGCCTCCGGAACCCACAATGTGCACAAATAGCAGTAGGGATACTTTCCCATATCCGGATAATTGTCAGTGGTTCATACGTTGTGTGGATGATTATATTTACATGACTGATGTCTGTAATTGTGGGGACTACTACGATCCAATAACTGAAAAGTGTGGAGCGGATGTTCCATCAGATGCGTGCCGATGGGATTACTCCTCAACCACATCTACCACAACTGAACCGACCACAACCACAGCGGTTACACGACCACCACCACAGAAGGGACCCTGTGACGATGTTGATGATGGTGCCCTAGTCGCATATCCTAACGATTGTTCAAAATACATAAAGTGCGATAGACCCATTGCGGTGGCCTACGAATGCGATGAGGGTGATGAATTCAGCGTGGAGCTAGAAAAGTGTGTGGATGCTTCGTTGGCTAACTGTTCGATTAAAACCACTGTTAAGCCATCGGATTCAACGACGACTTCAAATGGAGGGGAAACATCATCATCCACAACTGAACCTACAACGGAATCTTCTACTATTTCAACGACAGAGTCATCAACagaatcaacaacaacaacgactgaattaacaacaacatcaacagaATCAACAACAGAGTCATCCACAGAATCTACTACTACATCGAAATTAACATCAGGATCAACAGAATCAACTACAGAATCATCAACAgaatcaacaacaacatcaacagaATCAACCACAGAATCAACAACAGAGTCATCAACAGAATCAACAACGGCACCAACATCTTCTACTACAGCCAAACCTTCTGCGGGAATCTGTGAGGGCAAGACGGACGACTCTTTGGTACCCTATCCGAAAAACTGCAGCAAGTTCATAAAGTGTCAATACCCGATACCCGTTGGCTATGATTGTGCCAATGGTTTGGAGTTCAGTCCGACGGAACTGATTTGCATGGATCCAGAACTAGCCGGTTGTAGTCCGAAAATAACCACTCCTGGGCTGACAACTGTGACCACAGAAACTTCGACTATTACAACTGAATCAACAACACcaacgacaacaacacttTCAACAACGCCAATGACAACCACCACAGAATCGACAACAGTTTCAACAACACCAAAGACAACCACCACAGAATCAACAACGACTTCAACAACACCTATAACAACCACTACAGAATCAACAACATCTTCAACAACACCAATGACAACCACCACAGAATCAACAACAGCTTCAACAACACCACTTACAACCACTACAGAATCAACAACGGCTTCAACAACACCAATGACAACTACCACAGAATCCACAACGATttcaacaacaactacagaaTCAACAACAGATTCAACAACAACTCCTATTCCACCCCCCACAACTCTGGATCCGTACACCCCGAACATTTGCTGTGGGCGACCTCTTGGAACTATTCTTGCCTATCCCAATGACTGTAGTCGTTATGTCGTTTGTGATTATCCCATTCCATATGCGGTGCTTTGCGAAGAGGGAACGGTCTTCGATGACAGGCTTCTTGGGTGCTCAGCTGTGCCCAATGAGAGGTGTCTATATGtggattattaaataatttaaattaataaagtaAAACGAACAGCAATACTAAAAAATCTCTCAATCTTCTCATTTCTGTTTCTTTTCTACCCCACAAAATCAATTGTGTAAATGCACAAATGCTCAGTAATCGAGAATCACTTAACATATTTTTGTTCATCCGTCACTTCTAGGGCTTTTTAAATCCTTTTTTCAAGTGTTCAACATTTTAGACATATACTTTGCTCCAGTTATCGTATCAATTACATGCAAACCCTTTTCCGTAATTTGTCGCAACCAAACGAAAGTGGAAGCGAAACCGAAGCAGAAAAAAAGATAATTTACCACTTAACACAGTCAATTCCCCCGACAGGTAACAAGGCGATTGGAATTGTAGAGCCTCCTGGCGAAAGGATTGCCAGCGAAGACCCTCAAGGGAAAGCAGGCGAGCGAGGGACAGGATTTTTAGCAACAGGCTAAAAGCAATTTCCCCCTAACAATGCCACGTCTAATATCTGCTCGCTTACAAGTTTCAGCCATTTATCGTAGTTTGATACTGCCTTTCCTTGCCATTCTCGCCCCCTCAAGGGCTCAAGCCCTCGGAAGCGCTCGTCTAATCAGATTTGGGGTTGGCCACATAAAAACACAATTGCCAGAGAATTATCCGTGGAGTGTGAGGGGGCCAGGATATATATACAACTGGGGGTAAATATAACAAGCACAAGGATaagttgtttctgttgttgttggccaaATCGAAGAAAAGAACCCAACAAGGAAAAGCATTGGCAAGTTATGTATGTGAGTAGCAATGACAGTAACGACACAAAATGAACACAATTCGAGCAAATTGTTTGGCAATAATGTTAACTTAATGCGTTCCATTTGTCGCACTTCAATCGATAGACACGCGCGGCTGTGCTCCTTCGAGTGATTTGTAACGCTTTGATAGCTCCCCAGGATAAACAGGGATTTTCAGCTTGTGTCTACAGGGATAATCGCGGAGTAGCCCACAGAATCCAGCAACAAGTCACAAGTGAAGATATAGTCAAAGcgattaaatgattttaaatgcgATTTTCTTATTAAATGCTCATAAATTAAATGCTGATTGGCTGGGTGTGGCCAAAAACGGAATCTTTATGCCAAGCAgggtaataaaaaaacaatttcgcCTAGATTTGCCTAGCCAGACTTACATAGTTGAATCACAGCCAAAAAGAAAGTGCtgccaaaaattgttgaaCAGGCAAAACCCAAAAAGTTGCACACCTATTTGAGAAGagaaaatttctataaatattaaaaaatatatattttcatcctCGATATCGAAATAGGTTTTTGAAccgatttaaaatttttctaatattttagggGTATTAtttgtcgatttttttttaagtattccCTGAAGCCAGGACAACCTACATTGGGCAAGGGGCCAAAACACTTCAGAAGCTCATAAATGTACCATTTACCGTATGCATAATCTGTGCCAAGAATGTAGGAACGTTAAAATTTTATAGTGAAAGTTTTGGGGCATAAACAACacttaaaactaattacaGGTAGGAATTCCCCAACTAATTGCCCAACGAAGCCAACTTAATGGACAGATAGAGGGGAAACTTCCAACTTGCTGCGATATCCAGACATAACTAACAATTATCAAAATCTCAAAGCGTTGCAGTTGAAGGAGAGACAAATCGCAGCGAAAACATTTTCGAAGCACTCGACACATGCACATGGTATATCAAATTGCCAATCCCCAAAACTCTGACACTCCCTTTTGCATTTTGTCGTTGGTTGGGGGTTAGTTTATGAAACTTTGGCTGGCGCATATTAATGTGCAATTCCATccatttatgtaaaatgtattttatgctTCCCGCGGGAATTTCACTCCGTGTTAGACATATACAGCCAAAGTTCTGGCCTTtctgtgttgttgttttgcccCGTCTACGCTGCATTAAATGGCATCTGGATGTATAGAGAAAATTTCATTGCGAAAATTGGTAACTttgaatatttacattttgcaaaaattgcaGAAAAGCTTATGCAAAATAAATGGGTATGGAAAAGCCGGAAAAATGGTTTACTAGTATTTATGAAAACATAATCAAATGTTATGGCCAGTTAGGGGCCAACGCAACTAAACTCAACCGAAGCGAACagagttttcgttttttttaagcGGATGGTGGCAGAATGCACTTAACTGGTAGTTTGGCTTTCGGTTTTGAGTTCAGCGAACCGAAAACTTTGTtgggttttaaataaatatttcgttttattgttaatggcgattttttaataaagtaaacaaatgGACCAGAATTAATCGACGTTTTATACGAAATATAGATGCAACAGTTATTTATGtatgtttttagataaaattTATGTCTACCATGGATTGgaatatttatatgaataaTATATTGGTTTCCATTAATCTAATAAGCAGTTCAAACACCGTAAAATAGTTTACCAATTATTTACAAGTTTCTTGGACTTTTGCTCCTCTTCACTTGTAAGTTATTATATCAGACACCTCTGCAATCCATCCACTTAGGATAAATCTCAACTTTCCCCCCAAAATTCCCACTCCACTTTCATAAAGATAACAGCATGTAAGCGTTGTCATAACACGATCCGgtcatataaaaacaaaattcgcaCAAATTTAACGCCTCCGACGCAGACGTTTAGGTTTTTATGGCCTCCCACCCAAACACCACCCACCTCCAACCACCCACTCAGCATTCATATTCATAAAAGGCAGCGACTCATCATTATTTGTCATGGGTGCATGTAAACAAGTCAACAAAAAAGAGCGAGAGACAAAAATCATGAGTCACgcataaaattttatgaactgAGCGGAATGAGAAAGGAAAGGATACTATGGGAAATGAAGGATGAAGAAGGAAATGCGAGTGCCAAGGcgacattgcgtatacgcagcgtGGGGTGCAGCTTTGtggcttaattaaaaatcagcgtgtggtttttatataatttatacagTGCGGTTCATGGCAGGAGGCAGAAGTTAAGCACGTATTTCATAATTGGATTCAGCGGCATTTTAATAGGACGAAATGTCATTAAGGTGGCTAATCAAGGACAAAAAATGGGGAAATAAATGatacattaaaaatggaattgttttaaattattaatataattaatttgaaagcCGCGCTATGAAATGAtccttaaattatatttatttgggatagacaatttaaatttgaggTAGGGTAAGTTTCTTAAGtctattgattttttaaacattttttttgttggaacctaaaaacttttgttctattttttagtttttattttgaataaaaatctaaaataattgaCTTGCCTCTATGAAACGCACTGTTCTTAAGCTATAATGACTATTTTAATTAACGGGAAAGTACTGAAAGCGGATTGCCCGCAGGTGGTTCCTGTTGGCTTAACCAATCTCTGAACTGTTTAcacttctttatattttttcctccTTTGCATTCCGAACATTCCATTGTCGGCGATTCCCATTTGGAATGGAATGAAGACCGAAATAAGTCACAGAAGAAAGTGAGCGGAGAAAGCGAGAGTGagtgcaaatttaattaaattgatttccgCCACTCCCCGTGGcgcgattttaattaaaccttTTTCGATAGATTGCCAAAGAGGGGAAGGAGCAAACGATTAAGCAAACTGCTACCGATAACTGCAATTTTCTTTGAGGTTTTTATTCTCTTCTATATACATTTCTGGCTTTAAGAACTTCCAAAAGTTGGCGAATTGTAAAAAGCCAGGctttctttctatttttcccaTCCAACGAAGTTCAGCTACAATTCAAAGTTTCCCCCCTCATGAGTGTGTGTACTCAACTCAGTTAGGAGTCGtgtgtttatttaatatctataaaataaattaaacattcaTATTCCGTTTATTTACTTAGGCAAATTGAGTTTTCGCAGTTGACATGCTGAAcaggcaaaaaaaagggaagaaaACTCTGCAGAATGTCGGAGGAAAACGCGAGTCATGTAGGCAGGGGAAAACCTAGCCCAACCCGAAAAAAAGGAGTCAAAAGTTGGCTGTGTCATCCACATCGGTCTGTAAACAGGAAACGAGTGTCTGTTGCATGCAGAGTGTGACAAATGTCATGAAATATTCAAATTGGCAAAAGTGTTGCTGTCGCTGTCGAAGTCGCTTTGGCCCCCAAAACACATTTAAGGCCAAACTTTTGGCACAACTTTAATTGGCGACAACAAAAATTTCTGCATTTGCCCTGGCCCATTTATCATGGCCAAGGCACCTTAACAGCTCATAATTGGCAATTGAGCACCAATATAGAATAtcataaatacataaagctCAACCTTTGGGGGTCACATCCAGGGGCACACAGCAAAGGAACAGAAATCACCAGCCCCTAAGCCATGGAAAAAGCATTTGTAAGTTGAGCAAGAACCGCAAACACTTCCCTCACTCGCTGGGGGTACACACATGGAAAACGCTTCGTTTTcattgtgtaaatatttaagcaaacaataaaattcgaaacagaaacaggacCAGGAGGCCAGAAGGGGGAAGGGGGAAGGGGGTTGAGCAATAGTAGCAGGTGTCAAATGTTGCGGCCAAAAGAAAAAGCAAAGTCAGTTACACCCAGCAACTCAGCCTCTTTCCCTCTTTCCTTTTCGAAAATTTATGACAAACTGTGgcagacacacacaaacgttTGAATTCGCCCATATGTttagaataaaaaataaataagaaaggtGCGATCTTAGGAACCGATCTGTAGATACCTcggtaaaaaaaatccaattaatAAAGGAACATTTTTAATCATAACTTTGACttcaaaagtaaaatataattttaaatttttttcttacatttaaaattctgtGTTTTACGATTAAGATCCACTCATTAAGGAAAAATTTCTAATCAAAActtcaattttaaaagtgaaatgcaattaaaatatttctactaaataaacattttttttaatccattGTTAATTGCCTTTTAACGCTTTTCATTGGTAAAATATATCAAGAACTTATATAATGaagaaaagtatttatttatcaaaaacgttctaaaattttcaaataatgcgcaaataaataaaaaccttgAGGTATACTcattatgatatttttcaaatatcaCAAAATCACTTTCCTTCACCTTTTCTCCTACCAATTCATCAAACCGGCATACCCACACATTATCCTCAAagcacaaaatacaaaaaaagaaactcaAAAATTTCTGCGGAACTTTTGCAGTACGTGCCACTTTGGATAGGCACGAAGCTGTTGCAGCTGCTTTGGACCGCCAGTGTTCAATGTGTTTTGTGTCTCTGCCCAATTCTTtccatttcttctttttttctggtgCATGACATTAGTTGTGAgcacataaaaaatacataaattttacacacgtcattggtttttattactgCAGCAATGGGAAAAGGCAGGAAAATGATTTAGATCAACAGAGGATTGTTGAAAATTGAACGAGCGCAAGGCTCGGAGGACCATTCGAGCCATTCAATCAAGTTGAGAAGGGAGAACTGCTGGATTTTAATTAGAGTCACGCGCACCTTGAGCAAAAAAGTTGCCAACTTGGGCTCAACTTTTCGGTAATCGCATTGCACACGCACTCAACTCTGCCAGAATCAGTTCTCCTTCGCCGGTATATAAGATGCATTCAATACGAATGTATATACATTTTTGGCAACGAATTATTGACAATTGCAATTCAATTTCACAcacaatttggccaaaaaatgtcGTTACGCCGGAAATGGCGTAAAAACTTTTGCTGGAAGCTTTGCGAACTGGAGCTGCAGTTGAAAAGTTTTCGCTTCGTGCTGTCAGAAAAGCCCCCAGTATCCCAGTACCGAAATCCGCCCCATGGAAATGTAATTCAATGCGACACCCGAAAAGGgagtaaataaatttcagtAAATATTTGTGCGTTTATTTGGCCGTGTTAGTTGCGCGTCTGCGTGTGATTGAATGCTCCCCCTGATTGAGATTCGAATGGTAAAATCCGTCGTGCTCGAATTCGCAGCAAGATTCTGTTTTTGGCTTGTCAATTTGAAAGAATGACTGACACACTTTGTCAGTTCAGCAA
It contains:
- the LOC108067205 gene encoding mucin-2; this translates as MVTISNLLPWLLVVIAVFWSWQLNVLALPKVEPHHETCNNEQRYENQVMCEGKAFGALVPYPDNCSLFLVCDCLYPTVKLCPADLWWDNKTQLCNYPQAVECIFYSIDTPEPTDGTTRITQPPTSSTAKITTEPIEGTTTTEKITTESTETSSTPSSYSPTSSWDPPPLPPGIPEDYCRNYKDGWLLSYPYDCQAYINCTHGWPVLEYCIKDKLFNELLGICDTPDEVDCDERPLPTTTTQIPLTSTTEWDGVCGPTPEGVDEDYCTPKGNGFYEYPYNCSGYLACNNGCTDLYYCQPDKLFNNWLHICDTPDSVWCDPSPYPTSPGTTGKPTTSSITTPPSTTPSPSTLPSTTESSTTAEIPTTTPGLPSDVDPNICDGKQDGTIFAYIGNCSEYLLCKDNKVEMGQCPPSTLFNPDWLVCDDPKDVVCLGDRTTTPIPTTKPTTTTEKTTTTTTTTTPATTLGPDQFCEGQEVGASFPYTEDCSQYYLCLGNGKWALAPCIYGSYFDPTTGQCGPNVSEDACKASQVTSTTLTTTETTTTERITTPKPTTQEPSTTPKTSTVSPTTGICGGRNENENIAYPNKCNKYIVCVSPIPIAFFCPEDTFFSSKLQKCIESWEESDCEGEQSTTTLEPGYTKPPPEPTMCTNSSRDTFPYPDNCQWFIRCVDDYIYMTDVCNCGDYYDPITEKCGADVPSDACRWDYSSTTSTTTEPTTTTAVTRPPPQKGPCDDVDDGALVAYPNDCSKYIKCDRPIAVAYECDEGDEFSVELEKCVDASLANCSIKTTVKPSDSTTTSNGGETSSSTTEPTTESSTISTTESSTESTTTTTELTTTSTESTTESSTESTTTSKLTSGSTESTTESSTESTTTSTESTTESTTESSTESTTAPTSSTTAKPSAGICEGKTDDSLVPYPKNCSKFIKCQYPIPVGYDCANGLEFSPTELICMDPELAGCSPKITTPGLTTVTTETSTITTESTTPTTTTLSTTPMTTTTESTTVSTTPKTTTTESTTTSTTPITTTTESTTSSTTPMTTTTESTTASTTPLTTTTESTTASTTPMTTTTESTTISTTTTESTTDSTTTPIPPPTTLDPYTPNICCGRPLGTILAYPNDCSRYVVCDYPIPYAVLCEEGTVFDDRLLGCSAVPNERCLYVDY